A segment of the Crassostrea angulata isolate pt1a10 chromosome 10, ASM2561291v2, whole genome shotgun sequence genome:
TTCAGATCTGAATCTCAGCAGGATTAAATTTTGAAACCTAATAATGCACAAAAGAATTACACATTTGTATTTGCCTACAGTTTGTCTCTTTTGAGGCAGCGACAAAGGTTGCATGGAACATTTTACCTGAGGGTGTGTACAACTTCCACAAACCTCTCACATACTCTGTGTGTGGGGGGATCGCAGGTTGTGTTTCAACAATTGTGGTCCAGCCTGTCGACGTCATCAGAACAAGACTCATCTCTCAAGGCAATCAGAAAGTGAGCTCTTATCATCAAAAACATCTACCACAATATCATTACcttatattgtttttgtactgAGATGAATGAAATGACTGTAGCACATGGATTTCTTATCTCTTGGTATAGTTCTATTTAGACatataaagaaatgttttatgTTTAAGTACCACTATATATGTAAGAGCAGATTGTGTcttaacaaataacattttcctGTTCTTGAAGAGTTGCCCCCCTTTGCCTTTCATCTATGAAAAATCTATCTGGTATAAAATCTATCTggtataaaatttgaaaagaagataAATGCTGCAGACTTTTTGCGGTATATATGTCAATGATTAATAGAAATGCGGTTTTCCTAGATTTATTCCTCCATGTTGAGTGGCGTACTGACGATCACTCGAACAGAGGGGGCCCGAGGTTTGTACAAGGGTCTCCTTCCTGCCATGTCACAGATAGCCCCTCAGATTGGGCTACAGTTTGGATTCTATGCTCTGCTGAAGGATGTGTGGCAAAAATTTATAGACAAACACAATGGTGAAACTTCAGGTACATAACAGTCTTTTTATCATTGTCATTTATAGTTATAAAACCAAGAAATCCTAGTTTTGACTGTACAGTTGCATGCATCCATCTTAAGGGGTAAAGGGAGGATGTCAGAACCCCACAATTATTgcaaaaaacattaaaataacctGCTAATggggattttgtattttttctgcttagtttctaccttcatatcccacataaaatcaccaaagaaagcattattAGTTTCAATATGCACTTTCTCAATATTCTTTCCTATTACACATTCTCTAAAACATGTTTAGCATGAACTGCAGAACAGCAAGCTCTTGGATATAGCAAAGGCTAAAGAAAGTTTAACTGTCTAAAATtgaatagaaaattaaatttgattgtaTTCAACAGAAACCAATGGCAGTCTTGTATGCGGTTCAGGGGCTGGAGTCCTTTCCAAGATAATTATCTACCCATTAGATGTGGTCAAAAAGCGGTTACAAGTTCAGGGCTTTGATAAGGCGAGAGCAGAATTTGGGGGCGTACGCCATTATCAAGGAATGAAACATTGTTTGTACACTATTGCAATGGAGGAAGGCATCATCCACGGGTTTTATAAAGGACTGGCTCCAAGTTTGTGGAAGGCTGCCTTGGTATCAGGATCCAGTTTTTATGTGTATGAAAAAGTTTGTCAGTTACTGGAGCTCAGGCACGAGAAGAATCACAGTTAGTGAGACAGAGacatgtgtattacatgtacatacatagacAAGAATCTATTTACTGTACAGCATTTAAAGCTTACCTGTGATACATGAAATTAAGCAGTGTCAGATGCAATCAATTACCTATAACAGCCTGTGTGTCTATAGAGTGATGAATATCGAAAAATTTCCCCTCCCCAGTGTCTCTTCCATTCAATTTACCCTTAATTggtcaaatttaaaattgaaaacggTGTCAAAGAGAATATTTTACAACCATGCTGGTGAGAAAATAATACACGAcgaaaataaatcatttttccCTTTCCTCTAAACATATAACTTTTTGAATTCCTTTATCTGTAGAAAAATTGTATACCATCTAATAACACTGACAATGCTTTGGCCTCAGGAAAGAATCTCTtgttttttattgcaaaatgtTACCTGGAAAAAACATTGTACCTACTTTCTATTGCTTTGATTTAAATTCTCTTAAATAGGTTAACACAGAAagtatttatttgtttgaataCAATGTAAGCTGTCCAGTCACTCATAATATTGTATCGGGCTCTTGTGTGGGCTGTGTGTGAAATGAAATGTTGGTTGGCCTCTGATGTGTTTATCAGACCAGCAATTTCAAATAGAATTGTTATTTCACCTATATCCTTTCTTAGTGTAAGGACTACAAGTGTTCTTTTATCTCATGTTTTATTGTGAAATCTTGTGGCatcaaatattcaaattaaaataattcaacagCT
Coding sequences within it:
- the LOC128168340 gene encoding mitochondrial thiamine pyrophosphate carrier-like codes for the protein MVGYKPEKETHLSSTEQALAGAVTGTVSRALFQPLDVLKIRFQLQVEPLRKVESSKYWSIPQATQTIIREEGVTALWKGHVPAQLLSVIYGVVQFVSFEAATKVAWNILPEGVYNFHKPLTYSVCGGIAGCVSTIVVQPVDVIRTRLISQGNQKIYSSMLSGVLTITRTEGARGLYKGLLPAMSQIAPQIGLQFGFYALLKDVWQKFIDKHNGETSETNGSLVCGSGAGVLSKIIIYPLDVVKKRLQVQGFDKARAEFGGVRHYQGMKHCLYTIAMEEGIIHGFYKGLAPSLWKAALVSGSSFYVYEKVCQLLELRHEKNHS